The Montipora capricornis isolate CH-2021 chromosome 3, ASM3666992v2, whole genome shotgun sequence genome window below encodes:
- the LOC138039880 gene encoding uncharacterized protein has translation MSVTRVGHRSAYKGTCRPRFFILALMLFLIRDIYQHTSCFYIYSEDVTLPSCISEARFATRLRSLSCTRRRTFTTSRIPYNVTGTSSFQLVLKSGDIHPNPGPHRKRCSTPKYPCGECQHTVTNKQDAILCAECKTWFHTKCIHMGKYSFQYYLVNYNLDWTCLLCSLPKCGNSFFDQSGEESILELSYANLHREQENANEESPPVSQRRTKETREILLIHMNVNSLQNKVEEVGSLIKESKAQVVFLTETKIDCTYPDSQFAQNGYSIYRNDRKKGGGGVMAYISDKLPSKRLGLPRKFTTIEPLAIQSKLGRHDALIVGIYRPPKPIGNNYHVTLENDLHDLTSWASVQKTLLVITGDLNLDRLRPLSREGKILCDLEDTHGLTCVITRPTRITNNSQTLIDVILTNKPELFKDCGVFDVGISDHALVYGLMKERNGFYESKVLTVRSYKDLNEKELQMDLDMAPWHVSSIFDSIDDQYSYWHTLLTSIVNDHVPLKKMRVRAMDVPYMTLEWKKAIRKKRRFARRYARNPTEENRDLMKTWRNAATRCRRRAIKEYWKEKADDLKTNPKNFYSVFKPFLHSKSKKCEKTLLNLDIEGVIERDQHKITEHFAKYFSSVANDIGDTRLLGMSEDQLCYHESVQTITQSCNHQLPGHSPKFKFHALEPREVAVALSALDPTKSTGHDLLPPKILKIASRELCYPLADLYNRCIESCDWPLHWKKGDWVPVFKKDNKQDIKNYRPVTVLTVIGKVFEQLLSKQLTSFIDPMLSNNLTAYRKGQSCETSLIGLVERWK, from the coding sequence ATGTCGGTCACACGCGTGGGGCATCGCTCGGCTTACAAGGGAACTTGTCGACCTCGTTTCTTCATTTTGGCACTCATGCTATTCTTAATAAGGGATATTTATCAACACACGTCTTGTTTCTACATATATTCGGAAGACGTCACTCTGCCATCGTGTATTTCTGAGGCAAGGTTTGCAACTCGACTTCGCTCGCTGTCATGCACCCGTAGAAGAACGTTTACAACATCACGTATTCCTTACAACGTTACTGGTACAAGCTCTTTTCAATTAGTTTTAAAGTCCGGAGACATCCATCCTAATCCAGGACCACACAGAAAAAGATGCAGTACCCCGAAATATCCCTGCGGCGAATGTCAACACACGGTGACAAACAAGCAAGACGCCATATTGTGTGCGGAATGCAAAACCTGGTTCCACACTAAATGTATTCATATGGGAAAATACAGTTTCCAGTATTATCTAGTGAACTACAATCTTGACTGGACATGTCTTCTTTGCTCTCTTCCGAAATGTGGAAACTCTTTCTTTGACCAAAGCGGCGAGGAATCAATACTTGAGCTGTCCTATGCTAATTTGCATAGggaacaagaaaatgctaatgAAGAATCACCACCCGTTTCACAAAGAAGAACAAAGGAGACTCGTGAAATTCTGCTCATTCACATGAATGTAAATAGTCTTCAAAATAAAGTGGAAGAGGTTGGATCATTGATCAAGGAATCAAAAGCTCAAGTCGTCTTTCTTACTGAGACCAAGATTGACTGCACATATCCGGACTCGCAGTTTGCACAGAATGGCTATAGTATATACAGGAATGATCGTAAAAAAGGAGGAGGCGGTGTAATGGCGTACATTTCAGATAAATTACCTTCCAAACGGCTAGGATTGCCAAGAAAGTTTACTACGATCGAGCCTCTCGCAATTCAGTCTAAATTAGGACGGCACGATGCATTAATTGTGGGCATCTATAGGCCACCCAAACCAATTGGAAACAATTACCATGTTACCCTAGAAAATGACCTCCACGATCTGACATCATGGGCTTCAGTTCAGAAAACATTATTGGTGATAACAGGCGATTTGAACCTCGACAGACTCCGACCACTCTCTAGGGAAGGGAAGATCTTATGCGATCTGGAAGACACACACGGGCTGACTTGTGTCATAACTAGACCAACAAGGATTACCAACAACAGCCAAACTTTAATTGATGTTATTCTAACTAACAAGCCTGAGCTGTTTAAGGATTGCGGCGTTTTTGATGTCGGAATAAGTGATCATGCGCTGGTATATGGACTAATGAAAGAACGAAATGGTTTTTACGAGAGCAAGGTGCTAACTGTAAGAAGCTACAAAGATCTGAATGAAAAGGAATTACAAATGGACTTAGACATGGCTCCCTGGCATGTAAGCAGCATCTTTGATTCAATTGACGACCAATATTCTTATTGGCATACCCTTCTGACCAGCATTGTTAATGATCATGTCCCGCTGAAAAAGATGAGAGTCCGTGCGATGGACGTACCGTATATGACGCTTGAATGGAAAAAAGCAATTAGAAAAAAGAGAAGGTTTGCGAGACGATATGCAAGAAATCCAACTGAGGAGAATAGAGATCTCATGAAAACGTGGAGGAATGCCGCTACAAGATGTCGGCGGAGAGCAATCAAAGAGTATTGGAAAGAAAAAGCTGATGATCTCAAAACAAATCCTAAGAATTTCTACAGTGTTTTCAAGCCTTTTCTTCATTCAAAGTCGAAAAAGTGTGAAAAAACTTTACTTAACCTTGACATAGAAGGTGTCATTGAAAGGGATCAACATAAGATCACGGAGCACTTTGCCAAATATTTCTCTTCAGTGGCTAATGACATTGGTGATACTCGTTTATTAGGTATGTCCGAGGACCAGCTGTGTTATCATGAGAGTGTGCAAACAATAACGCAAAGTTGCAATCATCAACTTCCTGGTCACTCTCCAAAGTTTAAATTCCACGCGCTCGAGCCGAGGGAAGTTGCGGTGGCATTGTCTGCCTTGGATCCTACCAAGAGCACAGGTCACGACCTATTACCTCCGAAGATCTTAAAGATAGCGAGTAGGGAGCTTTGTTATCCCCTGGCCGACTTATACAACCGCTGCATTGAGTCTTGTGATTGGCCACTGCACTGGAAGAAAGGTGACTGGGTACCAGTGTTTAAGAAGGATAACAAACAGGACATCAAGAATTACAGACCTGTTACAGTACTAACGGTGATAGGGAAGGTCTTTGAGCAACTACTGAGCAAACAGCTGACATCATTTATAGACCCAATGCTAAGCAACAACCTGACTGCATATCGAAAGGGTCAGAGCTGTGAAACCTCCCTAATTGGATTGGTTGAGAGATGGAAATAG